The proteins below are encoded in one region of Bdellovibrio bacteriovorus:
- a CDS encoding helix-turn-helix domain-containing protein encodes MSRTVMIVVSDNQETIENAKKYWETHDVTVQAYSSSQWREGLDNAFFRQQLVAGVPALISGNSPVNSDAGGNVIQFPTATATSSSVQKMEELEAHAIENAIVQYKGNLTEAAKALGIGRATLYRKVKQYHIDPSAARKKKVAA; translated from the coding sequence ATGTCACGCACAGTAATGATCGTGGTGAGCGATAACCAGGAAACGATTGAGAACGCAAAGAAGTACTGGGAAACACACGATGTGACAGTTCAAGCCTATTCATCTTCACAATGGAGAGAAGGTCTTGATAATGCATTTTTCAGACAACAACTAGTAGCTGGTGTTCCTGCTTTGATTTCAGGTAACAGCCCAGTAAATTCTGATGCTGGCGGTAACGTAATCCAGTTCCCAACAGCGACAGCAACTTCATCTAGCGTACAAAAAATGGAAGAGCTTGAAGCTCATGCTATCGAAAACGCTATCGTACAATACAAAGGCAACTTGACTGAAGCTGCGAAAGCTTTGGGTATTGGTCGCGCGACTTTGTATCGTAAAGTAAAACAATATCACATCGATCCTTCAGCAGCTCGTAAGAAGAAAGTGGCTGCTTAA
- a CDS encoding AMP nucleosidase, which produces MKTKKEIVDNWLPRYTGVPLNEFGQYILLTNFGNYVKMFAEKFDVPVRGLDRPMQSATAENITILNFGMGSALAATCMDLLTAINPKAALFLGKCGGLKKKNQLGDFILPIAAIRGEGTSNEYLPEEIPALPSFRLQKAVSSMIAKHQCDYWTGTVYTTNRRVWEHDENFKDYLAKTRAMAVDMETATIFVTGFVNEIPRGALLLVSDNPMIPDGVKTEESDKKVTANFVDKHLNIGIDALRELRDSGESVKHLRWD; this is translated from the coding sequence ATGAAAACAAAAAAAGAAATCGTCGATAACTGGCTGCCTCGCTACACGGGCGTGCCTTTGAACGAATTTGGTCAGTACATTTTGCTTACGAACTTTGGCAATTATGTGAAGATGTTCGCAGAAAAGTTCGATGTCCCAGTGCGCGGTCTTGACCGCCCGATGCAATCAGCAACAGCCGAAAACATCACTATCTTAAACTTCGGTATGGGAAGCGCTCTTGCTGCAACGTGTATGGATCTTTTAACCGCGATAAATCCTAAAGCGGCTCTTTTCCTTGGAAAATGTGGTGGTTTGAAAAAGAAAAACCAATTGGGTGATTTTATTCTTCCGATCGCGGCCATCCGCGGTGAAGGAACGAGTAATGAATACCTTCCTGAAGAGATCCCGGCTTTGCCATCCTTCCGTTTGCAAAAAGCGGTTTCTTCAATGATCGCGAAACATCAATGCGACTACTGGACGGGCACGGTATACACGACGAACCGTCGCGTATGGGAGCACGACGAAAACTTCAAAGATTACCTGGCTAAAACGCGTGCGATGGCTGTGGATATGGAAACAGCGACGATCTTCGTTACGGGGTTCGTAAACGAAATTCCTCGCGGCGCTTTGTTGCTGGTATCTGATAACCCGATGATTCCCGATGGCGTGAAGACAGAAGAGAGTGATAAAAAAGTCACCGCTAATTTTGTCGACAAGCATCTGAACATTGGTATCGATGCTTTGCGCGAGTTGCGTGATTCCGGTGAATCCGTGAAACACTTGCGCTGGGATTGA
- a CDS encoding pirin family protein — protein MSSTQNNILMEIAPRLVSVGGPTVHRLMPYAKKRMIGPFIFFDYFPATDFPAGEGMEVRPHPHIGLSTLSYLLEGAVLHHDSLGHKQLLTPGDVNWMTAGKGISHSERVPPELHGKAHRLHLLQFWVALPLAEEDREPSFKHHAASDIPRFQVGDADVRLVAGSAFGKTSPVDVYSKLFFMDVHLKKGGIFEFDPGSQELAFFIIKGKLSLGEKEIGPDDFVILEHDSSLKITATEDTQVVVLGGDSFLEPRHIYWNYVSSSKEKIEKAKQAWMDGSFPQVPGEPDIIPLPTPTPTPLS, from the coding sequence ATGAGTTCTACACAAAATAATATTCTTATGGAGATTGCTCCCCGTCTTGTCTCTGTCGGTGGCCCCACTGTGCACCGCTTGATGCCGTATGCGAAAAAACGCATGATCGGTCCGTTCATTTTTTTCGACTACTTTCCAGCAACGGATTTCCCTGCGGGAGAAGGCATGGAAGTGCGCCCTCATCCACACATCGGTCTTTCTACTTTGAGTTATTTACTTGAAGGTGCCGTTCTTCATCACGACAGTTTAGGACATAAACAACTTCTGACTCCTGGAGATGTCAATTGGATGACAGCGGGAAAAGGCATCTCCCACTCTGAACGCGTCCCCCCCGAACTTCATGGCAAAGCTCATCGCCTGCACCTACTGCAATTCTGGGTGGCTTTGCCCTTAGCGGAAGAAGACCGTGAGCCCTCGTTCAAACATCACGCCGCTTCCGACATTCCACGATTCCAAGTGGGCGATGCGGATGTACGCCTTGTCGCAGGAAGCGCTTTTGGAAAAACGTCGCCTGTCGATGTGTATTCAAAACTTTTCTTCATGGACGTGCACCTGAAAAAAGGCGGCATTTTTGAATTTGATCCAGGCTCTCAGGAACTTGCGTTCTTCATCATTAAAGGAAAGCTATCTTTGGGAGAAAAAGAAATCGGTCCCGATGACTTTGTAATCTTAGAGCATGACTCGTCGTTAAAGATCACAGCAACGGAAGACACTCAAGTTGTGGTGTTGGGTGGAGATTCATTCCTTGAGCCTCGTCACATCTATTGGAACTATGTTTCGTCTTCGAAAGAGAAGATCGAGAAAGCAAAGCAAGCTTGGATGGATGGCAGCTTTCCGCAAGTGCCCGGAGAGCCCGACATCATCCCACTTCCCACGCCCACGCCAACTCCTTTAAGTTAG
- a CDS encoding KH domain-containing protein, whose protein sequence is MSAALSTSQADVRESLRSVLESVVKKIVTTPENIKVTYSVGERTTIYQIETVQSEYGRLVGSQGRMINALRTVIAGMAGTHGFRAILNFKNDEKFHQF, encoded by the coding sequence ATGTCCGCTGCCCTATCCACTAGCCAGGCTGATGTCAGGGAATCGCTGCGCTCAGTTTTAGAATCCGTTGTCAAAAAAATCGTGACCACTCCGGAAAATATTAAAGTCACTTATTCCGTCGGAGAACGTACGACAATCTATCAAATTGAAACTGTGCAATCAGAGTATGGAAGACTAGTGGGCTCTCAAGGTCGCATGATCAATGCGTTAAGAACAGTGATCGCAGGCATGGCAGGAACTCACGGCTTTCGCGCTATTTTAAATTTTAAAAACGACGAGAAGTTCCATCAGTTCTAA
- a CDS encoding Dps family protein, producing the protein MKSSKKKSQSSAVAIDIGIPEADRIKIADGLSRLLADSYTLYLKTHNFHWNVTGPMFQTLHLMFETQYTELATAVDLIAERIRSLGVPAPGTYKEFAKLTSIEEPDGVPSAKEMIRQLVEGQEAVVKTARSIFPKVEKAGDEVSADLLTQRMQLHEKNAWMLRSLLEE; encoded by the coding sequence ATGAAATCTTCTAAAAAGAAATCACAATCAAGCGCGGTAGCCATCGATATCGGAATCCCAGAAGCAGACAGAATCAAAATCGCAGACGGTCTTTCCAGACTTCTAGCTGACTCTTACACTCTTTATCTAAAAACGCACAACTTCCACTGGAACGTGACAGGCCCAATGTTCCAAACTTTGCATTTGATGTTTGAAACTCAATACACAGAACTAGCTACGGCCGTAGACTTGATCGCAGAAAGAATCCGCTCTTTAGGCGTTCCGGCACCAGGCACTTATAAAGAATTTGCAAAACTAACAAGCATCGAAGAACCAGACGGCGTTCCATCAGCAAAAGAAATGATCCGCCAATTGGTAGAAGGCCAAGAAGCGGTTGTAAAAACAGCTCGCTCGATCTTCCCGAAAGTAGAAAAAGCGGGGGACGAAGTGAGCGCGGATCTTCTTACACAACGTATGCAACTTCACGAAAAGAATGCGTGGATGCTAAGAAGCTTGTTGGAAGAGTAG
- a CDS encoding M23 family metallopeptidase, with protein sequence MRNKFLSQLLGSLLVMTATPGLAQAFEEINDTLYLENKLAIHLYQASELADGKRALVSAIELPEESILAIDIHNINSALSDATSSPERIRFPFIPPGKTEVTKNSAGFACGFRIVDVMDEDIRSDEIMDRTDLCLSLSDLRVTGALESNGADALRSFNEFMQEGRLHSMNSLSKYVDRMRAERIEFGVIEKAAVQTVISPIKNCGRGCLTVTSEYGMRNHPVLKRKRLHKGIDLRAATGTSVVSVLDGKVLATRTEKNRRTKRISGYGHYVIVVHPGNKLETLYAHLSGFKSKAGQSVKQGDLIALSGNTGIGTAPHLHFETHIQGKRGYVPANPRSYLGSILSSVAWIVNLFKIG encoded by the coding sequence ATGCGAAATAAGTTTCTGTCACAGTTACTCGGAAGTCTTTTAGTAATGACTGCGACGCCAGGTTTGGCGCAGGCCTTTGAAGAAATCAATGACACGCTTTACTTGGAAAACAAGCTCGCCATTCATCTTTACCAAGCTTCTGAGCTTGCAGATGGCAAACGTGCCTTGGTCTCTGCCATTGAGTTACCAGAAGAATCTATTTTGGCGATTGATATACACAATATTAATTCCGCACTAAGTGATGCCACGAGCAGTCCCGAGCGCATCCGCTTTCCTTTCATTCCTCCCGGAAAGACAGAGGTCACTAAAAATAGCGCAGGTTTTGCCTGCGGCTTTCGCATCGTTGACGTGATGGACGAAGATATTCGCTCTGATGAGATCATGGATCGCACGGATCTTTGTCTTTCTCTTTCAGATTTAAGAGTTACTGGGGCCCTTGAAAGTAACGGTGCTGATGCTTTGCGCTCTTTCAATGAGTTCATGCAAGAAGGCCGACTGCACTCGATGAATTCATTATCGAAATATGTCGACCGCATGCGCGCAGAAAGAATTGAGTTTGGTGTCATTGAAAAGGCGGCGGTGCAAACTGTGATCAGCCCGATTAAAAACTGTGGCCGTGGATGCTTAACAGTGACAAGTGAATATGGAATGCGCAACCATCCAGTACTTAAGCGCAAGCGACTACATAAAGGTATTGATTTACGTGCAGCTACCGGCACCTCTGTCGTCAGCGTTCTTGATGGAAAAGTCCTTGCGACTCGCACAGAAAAAAATCGCCGCACAAAAAGAATTTCTGGCTACGGTCACTACGTCATCGTCGTACACCCGGGCAATAAACTTGAAACTTTGTACGCTCACTTATCTGGCTTTAAGAGCAAAGCGGGACAGTCCGTGAAGCAAGGTGATCTTATTGCTCTATCAGGAAACACAGGTATCGGAACAGCTCCGCACTTGCACTTTGAAACGCACATCCAAGGAAAACGTGGCTACGTGCCCGCAAACCCTCGCAGCTACTTAGGCTCAATTCTTTCTTCAGTAGCTTGGATCGTAAACCTTTTTAAAATCGGATAA